The following proteins come from a genomic window of Oceanispirochaeta sp. M1:
- a CDS encoding sensor histidine kinase, producing the protein MGFTLEKLSSDYFQSISQEQRDSLITDKLFLINRMYPYISEIIMVDYSQTKSYSMTLLNGRDIKLDYDFFSSMLLKDLQSMENRKIILPPHFPEYIFSRTEKVSYPVITIGLNIFDNRYYTPEKPTGSMLINFNPEIFLSKAIDIDQDFPGRFLIMDKKTNVILFDTETILQGETFNEDFFTQPLYQLRKINLSWNDLILVQISDDNKIQDLYKKNRILILLIMTLISSVLLLTVFYLSHLMRRRLKPLLHSMENIKHGDFNSQIKISHIDEFSLIEEAFNKMCTTLDDYINRVYKAELLTQTSQLKLLKQQFNPHFMYNTLQSIQMKALINKDQETSEMVQILGDIFRWSLKEKAEVSLGEELHFLSRYIDLQSFRFKYKLSLDIDIPIQLQSTPVLKMIFQPLLENAIYHGLGNLEKKGKFRLSVSDQKNILMFKIEDNGDGIDKEKLDLILHSLQEKKEADESHIGLMNLHNRVTKYYGNSEIGITSIISSHKGTTIFLSIPKRDARKDIKQ; encoded by the coding sequence ATGGGATTTACTCTGGAAAAGCTGAGTAGTGATTACTTCCAATCGATTTCCCAGGAACAACGAGACAGCCTGATTACAGATAAATTATTTCTCATCAATAGAATGTACCCCTATATATCTGAGATAATTATGGTCGATTATTCTCAAACTAAAAGCTATTCCATGACACTTCTAAATGGTAGAGATATAAAGCTGGATTATGATTTTTTCAGCAGCATGCTCCTTAAAGATCTCCAATCAATGGAGAATCGCAAAATTATCCTTCCCCCACACTTCCCTGAATATATTTTCTCTCGAACAGAAAAAGTATCTTATCCTGTGATTACCATTGGTTTGAATATATTTGACAACAGATACTACACCCCAGAGAAACCAACAGGCTCCATGCTGATTAATTTCAACCCGGAAATATTCCTATCAAAAGCGATAGATATTGATCAGGATTTCCCAGGCAGGTTTCTTATCATGGATAAAAAAACAAATGTAATACTCTTTGATACAGAGACCATTTTGCAGGGAGAGACCTTTAATGAGGATTTTTTTACACAGCCATTGTATCAGTTAAGAAAAATCAATCTATCATGGAATGATCTTATTCTAGTTCAAATTTCAGATGATAATAAAATTCAGGATTTATATAAAAAGAATAGGATTCTGATTTTGCTCATAATGACTCTAATAAGTTCAGTACTGCTTCTCACTGTATTTTATCTTTCTCATCTCATGAGAAGACGGCTTAAACCACTGCTTCATTCCATGGAAAATATCAAACATGGAGATTTTAATTCACAGATCAAAATATCCCATATTGATGAGTTTTCGCTTATCGAAGAAGCTTTCAATAAGATGTGTACAACTCTGGATGATTATATAAACAGGGTATATAAGGCAGAATTACTGACTCAGACTTCTCAGCTGAAACTTCTTAAGCAGCAGTTTAATCCCCACTTCATGTACAACACCTTACAATCTATACAGATGAAAGCCCTGATTAATAAGGATCAGGAAACCTCAGAGATGGTACAGATTCTTGGTGATATTTTCCGTTGGTCCTTAAAAGAAAAGGCAGAGGTTAGTCTGGGAGAGGAATTACATTTTCTTTCAAGGTATATAGACCTGCAATCTTTCAGATTTAAATACAAACTATCTCTGGACATAGATATTCCCATACAGCTGCAGTCTACTCCTGTTCTAAAAATGATTTTCCAACCACTTTTGGAAAATGCCATATATCATGGTCTGGGTAATCTGGAAAAAAAAGGAAAATTCAGACTCTCTGTTTCTGATCAGAAGAATATTCTGATGTTCAAAATAGAAGATAATGGAGATGGTATCGACAAGGAGAAATTAGATCTAATTCTTCACTCATTGCAAGAAAAAAAAGAGGCCGATGAAAGTCATATAGGATTGATGAATCTACACAACAGAGTAACCAAATATTATGGAAATTCTGAGATAGGAATCACATCTATTATCAGCTCTCATAAAGGAACCACAATATTTCTAAGCATTCCTAAAAGAGATGCCCGGAAGGATATAAAACAATGA
- a CDS encoding response regulator → MNRVIIVDDDPLVCQGLSVIIPWKEYGFEISHTFKDGFSALDYLKENPVELVITDIKMPGMNGVELIEKIRRESIPSQILILSGYDDYEYLKKAITLNVVSYLMKPVNVQELKANIETVNTRIKNDISNQIFIEGMEALKNTLFQRILGHQITENELRNKLDFLQIQNLMNWESYFIGLLASDEIIKNRIEKIEQNPLLYHFFDIEQKLVLVAETKESLVNLIPENRANNELLFIGEPVKQIFSLVESYQSAWEALIKEKKPDIDKEIEDYIMQMDIAGLREYLCALISKEKNLQYSKESIFSAILIIQNEMHKSQAGDLFSLEDLGISYHFFSIATSQTLLLDKVNSLCDQIELLWISNNKLTGNNIIDSIIRYVHLHLDEGISLSIISDSMNMNPSYLGTLFFQTTGSKFTSYVKEMRIEKACKLLTDTTYKISEIAPLCGFNDIHYFLKVFSSLKSCSPKEYQNLNKT, encoded by the coding sequence ATGAATAGAGTTATAATTGTGGATGATGATCCTCTGGTCTGCCAGGGACTCTCTGTGATAATACCCTGGAAAGAATATGGATTTGAAATCAGCCATACCTTTAAGGATGGCTTTTCGGCGCTTGATTATCTGAAAGAAAATCCGGTTGAACTGGTTATCACTGATATAAAAATGCCGGGAATGAATGGTGTAGAACTGATTGAAAAAATCCGCAGGGAATCAATACCAAGTCAGATTCTGATTTTAAGCGGATATGATGATTACGAATATTTGAAAAAAGCAATAACACTAAACGTTGTCAGCTATCTTATGAAACCTGTCAATGTTCAGGAATTGAAAGCCAATATAGAGACAGTTAATACAAGAATTAAAAATGATATTTCAAATCAGATATTCATTGAAGGTATGGAAGCTCTTAAGAACACCCTGTTTCAAAGGATACTCGGGCATCAGATAACTGAGAATGAATTACGAAACAAATTGGATTTTCTTCAGATACAAAACCTCATGAACTGGGAGTCATATTTTATCGGACTTCTCGCTTCTGACGAAATTATAAAAAACAGAATAGAAAAAATAGAACAGAACCCTCTTCTATATCACTTCTTTGATATAGAGCAAAAACTGGTTCTAGTTGCAGAAACAAAAGAATCATTGGTGAATCTGATTCCAGAAAACAGGGCCAATAATGAATTATTATTTATCGGCGAACCCGTAAAACAGATATTCAGCCTTGTTGAATCTTATCAGAGTGCCTGGGAAGCTCTGATAAAAGAAAAAAAACCAGATATTGATAAAGAAATTGAAGATTACATCATGCAAATGGATATCGCTGGTTTAAGAGAGTATCTATGCGCTCTAATTTCTAAAGAAAAAAACCTTCAGTATTCAAAAGAAAGTATATTTTCTGCCATTCTGATAATTCAGAATGAAATGCATAAAAGCCAGGCCGGGGATCTTTTTTCTTTGGAGGATCTAGGGATTTCCTACCATTTCTTCTCTATAGCGACTTCTCAGACATTGCTGCTGGATAAAGTCAATTCCCTTTGTGATCAGATTGAACTGCTCTGGATCAGCAACAATAAATTGACAGGTAATAACATCATAGATTCTATAATTCGCTATGTCCATTTACATCTTGATGAAGGAATCAGTCTCTCAATAATTTCGGATTCCATGAATATGAATCCCTCCTACCTTGGCACCCTCTTTTTCCAGACAACAGGCAGTAAATTTACCAGCTATGTAAAAGAAATGCGTATAGAAAAGGCTTGTAAACTGCTTACTGACACTACCTATAAAATATCGGAAATTGCTCCTCTTTGCGGTTTCAATGATATCCATTACTTCCTGAAAGTATTCTCATCATTGAAATCATGTTCACCAAAAGAATACCAAAATTTGAATAAAACCTAG
- a CDS encoding ABC transporter substrate-binding protein — translation MKKKILSFLCLFLILATGVFASGQTETDTVDEKAKITFSVNLTPILPMEFWSIAADRYMAENPDVEIELLGQPSSNVQHRDFVKTLLSTGQFPDITVMASPGDFVSAEALLPLPIWELDYLENPGSGKIKGENYVAVYKTQVGGIWYNRTVFNELGLSEPQSYQELIDICETISSTEYIPITMGLKDGWPQLVLASMILSADVLTEDSDWGLKRNNNEVSFSDANVVTAMEKYKTLTTQYANTDMSSISYSQMLEYFFTGKALMLPMGSWVQGEEAKLNPDFEVGFFPIPSDSNADSISVWANEGLSISAETEHPEICLDFIEFFMTDKEWYSQFLETEMLFPTTKEAVEYPMSDLRLEVGEKYSALNKVEHWYDMTGDAALLPGLQSFFNKMTSRIAMGADVKEELKLYDQEWELANAQK, via the coding sequence GTGAAAAAGAAGATTCTATCATTTCTCTGCTTATTTCTTATCCTTGCTACGGGTGTATTTGCCTCAGGTCAGACTGAGACAGATACAGTTGATGAAAAAGCAAAAATTACTTTCTCAGTAAACCTGACCCCCATACTGCCCATGGAATTCTGGTCCATTGCTGCAGACCGATATATGGCCGAAAACCCTGATGTTGAAATTGAGTTATTGGGACAACCCTCTTCCAATGTTCAGCACAGAGATTTTGTAAAGACATTACTGTCAACGGGCCAATTCCCCGATATTACGGTAATGGCCAGTCCTGGTGATTTTGTCAGTGCCGAAGCATTGTTACCTCTCCCCATATGGGAATTGGACTATCTGGAAAATCCAGGGTCTGGAAAGATTAAAGGTGAGAACTATGTAGCTGTCTATAAGACTCAGGTAGGAGGTATCTGGTACAACAGAACTGTATTTAATGAATTAGGACTATCAGAACCCCAAAGTTATCAGGAACTGATTGATATATGTGAGACTATCAGCAGCACTGAGTATATCCCTATAACCATGGGCCTGAAAGATGGATGGCCTCAATTGGTACTGGCATCCATGATCCTATCAGCTGATGTACTGACAGAAGATTCAGACTGGGGATTGAAGAGAAATAATAATGAAGTTTCTTTCTCAGATGCAAATGTAGTCACTGCGATGGAAAAGTATAAAACACTGACAACTCAATATGCCAATACTGATATGTCCAGTATCTCCTACTCTCAGATGCTCGAGTATTTTTTTACAGGAAAGGCTCTGATGCTCCCAATGGGTTCATGGGTTCAGGGAGAAGAAGCAAAATTAAATCCTGATTTCGAAGTCGGGTTCTTCCCGATTCCTTCTGATAGTAATGCAGATTCTATCTCCGTATGGGCCAATGAAGGCCTATCTATCAGTGCAGAAACTGAACATCCTGAAATATGCCTGGATTTCATAGAGTTTTTCATGACAGATAAGGAATGGTACAGCCAGTTTCTTGAAACTGAAATGCTCTTTCCCACAACCAAAGAGGCTGTTGAATATCCCATGTCTGACCTAAGGCTGGAAGTAGGAGAAAAATATTCGGCTCTTAATAAAGTTGAACACTGGTATGACATGACAGGAGATGCGGCCCTGCTACCCGGACTGCAGTCTTTCTTCAATAAGATGACTTCCCGCATTGCCATGGGTGCCGATGTCAAAGAAGAACTCAAACTATATGACCAGGAATGGGAATTAGCAAACGCTCAAAAATAA
- a CDS encoding carbohydrate ABC transporter permease: MNKKSNWYDIAFVTPGLLVYMIFLVIPLLLSFYYSFTNWNGLSPHVKITGVKNYILISKDPMFLDSLWVTLKITVITALGVNTVGLLTAGVLNKPGGVLKMGRTIVFIPAILSAVVASFIWSYMTQTNGGIINIILKIIHLPSIDFYQSKESMVFMVSGVISWAALGFYTTIYIANMKTIPLDIYEAAEIDGASPLRQFFSMTIPMLRPAIIINSITAIIWGLKQYDFVKVMIPGYIQTVTIYAIERAFEYNMFGYSSAVIIVLLILTLLISLFQMKIMNRKEISY, encoded by the coding sequence ATGAATAAGAAGTCAAACTGGTATGACATTGCATTTGTAACACCGGGATTACTGGTATATATGATATTTCTGGTCATACCTCTTTTACTATCATTTTATTATAGCTTTACAAACTGGAACGGATTATCACCTCATGTAAAAATAACCGGTGTGAAAAACTACATCCTGATTTCGAAGGATCCCATGTTCCTGGATTCTCTTTGGGTAACTTTAAAAATAACAGTCATAACGGCCCTGGGAGTTAACACGGTTGGATTACTGACCGCTGGAGTATTGAATAAACCCGGGGGGGTTCTGAAAATGGGAAGAACCATTGTTTTTATCCCCGCCATACTAAGTGCTGTGGTGGCCTCCTTTATCTGGTCCTACATGACTCAGACAAACGGAGGGATTATCAATATAATTCTGAAAATTATCCACCTCCCCTCTATAGATTTTTATCAATCAAAAGAGAGTATGGTATTTATGGTATCGGGAGTCATTTCATGGGCAGCACTGGGATTTTATACAACAATTTATATTGCCAATATGAAAACCATACCCCTGGATATTTATGAGGCGGCCGAAATTGATGGGGCAAGCCCCTTAAGACAGTTTTTTTCAATGACAATCCCCATGCTGAGACCGGCAATTATTATTAATTCAATAACAGCCATCATCTGGGGACTGAAACAATATGATTTTGTGAAGGTCATGATCCCCGGATATATTCAAACGGTTACAATTTATGCCATTGAAAGAGCCTTTGAATATAATATGTTTGGATATTCATCTGCAGTTATTATTGTTCTCTTAATTTTAACACTCCTTATATCTCTTTTTCAAATGAAAATAATGAACAGAAAGGAGATCAGTTACTAA
- a CDS encoding carbohydrate ABC transporter permease codes for MKFSIKKTLFKSVIAFLLILYILPLYIAVSNAFKNYESIIKKPLSLPFPPILDNFQRAFKEVEIFTLYGNSIIITVLSLFAIMLLASTMSYVFARSPKKQYKILYIIVLTGMMIPVQNILIPSIKTLQFLKLIGTLPGLILFYCGTYVSMAVFLYTEFMRTIPVSLEESAEIDGASPFRIYFQIIFPLLRSCTASVVIFLGMWIWNDFLPPMYILGAARGRTITTGIYGAIGTYTTDWSLVFACVILASAPIVILYLLLQKQFQSGITAGSVKQ; via the coding sequence ATGAAATTTTCAATAAAAAAGACACTGTTCAAATCGGTTATTGCATTTCTTCTGATCCTCTACATACTCCCTCTATATATCGCTGTATCCAATGCGTTTAAGAATTATGAATCAATCATAAAAAAACCATTATCTCTACCATTTCCGCCAATACTTGATAACTTTCAAAGAGCCTTTAAGGAAGTCGAAATTTTTACTCTTTATGGAAACAGCATCATCATAACCGTATTATCTTTATTTGCCATCATGCTTCTAGCCTCAACGATGTCCTATGTCTTTGCCAGAAGCCCGAAGAAACAGTATAAGATTCTATATATCATTGTATTAACCGGGATGATGATTCCCGTTCAAAATATTCTGATTCCCAGTATCAAGACTTTACAGTTTTTAAAACTTATAGGTACTTTACCAGGGCTAATATTATTCTACTGCGGTACTTATGTTTCAATGGCAGTATTCCTTTATACAGAATTTATGAGGACTATCCCGGTCAGCCTTGAAGAATCTGCTGAAATAGATGGAGCCTCTCCCTTTCGAATCTACTTTCAGATTATTTTTCCATTACTACGAAGCTGTACCGCCTCAGTGGTTATCTTTCTGGGAATGTGGATCTGGAATGATTTCCTACCCCCTATGTATATTTTAGGTGCTGCAAGAGGTAGGACAATCACAACTGGAATTTATGGAGCCATTGGTACCTATACTACAGATTGGAGTCTAGTATTTGCCTGCGTTATTTTAGCCTCCGCTCCCATTGTCATTCTGTACTTACTTTTGCAAAAACAATTTCAATCAGGTATTACAGCAGGTTCTGTAAAACAATAA
- a CDS encoding glycoside hydrolase family 172 protein — translation MNTLYTKPIGESRSITPENFTGAPGMGGMAEVGTGLNPAGKLGKGWKISPSIVIPSGETFTLADIQSSGIIRHIWITTLEEELRSYIIRFYWDDNETPSVECPLGDFFASGLRTIGQIDSLPVCVNPKRAFNCYWLMPFKKSCRIEIENRSDEDLITYYQIDYTEEPVPEDSLYFHANFNRINPLPSKEVYWIADKIEGVGRYVGTYMTWGVNNSGWWGEGEMKAYIDDDKEYPTICGTGTEDYFCGSYNFEKFDRHEYQEFSTAYSGMPVIEYPDGVYSSQMRFSMYRWHISDPILFKSSLKISIQALGWTNWHKDQSKREYLPLQDDLSSVAFWYQNLTDKPLRPLPADELLQIN, via the coding sequence ATGAATACACTTTATACAAAACCTATTGGGGAGAGCAGATCAATTACCCCGGAAAATTTTACTGGTGCTCCGGGAATGGGAGGAATGGCTGAAGTTGGAACAGGACTAAATCCTGCCGGAAAGCTTGGAAAAGGTTGGAAAATATCCCCCTCCATAGTTATACCTTCAGGGGAGACATTCACATTGGCTGATATTCAAAGCAGTGGTATTATTCGTCATATATGGATTACAACCCTCGAAGAAGAACTAAGATCCTACATTATCCGTTTCTATTGGGATGACAATGAAACACCATCAGTTGAATGTCCTCTGGGTGATTTTTTTGCCTCTGGATTAAGGACAATCGGGCAAATTGATTCTCTACCTGTCTGCGTTAATCCTAAAAGAGCCTTTAACTGCTATTGGTTAATGCCTTTTAAAAAAAGCTGCAGAATTGAGATTGAAAACAGGAGTGATGAAGATCTCATTACCTATTACCAAATAGACTATACAGAAGAGCCGGTTCCTGAAGACTCACTCTACTTTCATGCCAATTTCAACAGGATAAATCCACTCCCATCCAAAGAAGTTTACTGGATAGCGGATAAGATAGAAGGTGTTGGGCGTTATGTCGGAACCTATATGACCTGGGGAGTCAACAACAGTGGTTGGTGGGGAGAAGGAGAGATGAAAGCATATATTGATGATGATAAGGAATACCCTACAATCTGCGGAACCGGAACAGAAGATTATTTCTGTGGTTCCTATAATTTTGAGAAATTTGACCGTCATGAATACCAGGAGTTTTCAACTGCATATAGTGGTATGCCTGTGATTGAATATCCTGATGGAGTCTACTCATCCCAAATGAGATTCAGTATGTATCGCTGGCATATTAGTGATCCAATATTATTCAAATCCTCACTGAAGATATCAATTCAAGCTCTGGGATGGACGAACTGGCATAAAGATCAGTCAAAAAGAGAATATCTACCCCTTCAGGATGACCTATCCTCTGTCGCTTTCTGGTACCAGAATCTTACAGATAAACCTCTACGACCACTGCCGGCAGATGAATTATTACAGATCAATTAA
- a CDS encoding RNA-binding protein — translation MNILITDLSRITKEDELTKLFIPYGTVSSTTIVMDKITGKSKGFGFVEMPIEKEALLAISKLNKTKVHDKTMSVKKAKDKE, via the coding sequence ATGAATATACTAATAACAGATCTTTCCAGAATAACAAAAGAAGATGAGCTCACCAAACTTTTTATACCCTACGGAACAGTTTCATCCACAACGATTGTAATGGATAAAATAACAGGAAAATCAAAGGGTTTTGGTTTTGTAGAGATGCCTATTGAAAAAGAAGCTCTTCTTGCCATTTCAAAATTGAATAAGACCAAAGTTCATGATAAAACAATGAGTGTAAAGAAAGCAAAGGACAAAGAATAA
- a CDS encoding CGGC domain-containing protein: protein MKVGIIRCQQTEDLCPGTTDFKVASEGKQAFAETGPVELIGFVSCGGCPGKRAVERAKIMVDRGVEAIAFASCISKGNPIGFSCPHFTQMRDSIVKKIGSEIKIIEYTH, encoded by the coding sequence ATGAAAGTCGGAATCATAAGATGTCAGCAAACAGAAGATTTATGCCCGGGAACTACAGATTTTAAGGTTGCATCAGAGGGGAAACAGGCTTTTGCAGAGACAGGGCCCGTTGAGCTCATTGGATTTGTTTCCTGTGGAGGCTGCCCGGGGAAAAGAGCAGTGGAAAGAGCCAAAATAATGGTAGATAGAGGAGTGGAAGCGATTGCCTTTGCATCCTGTATTTCAAAGGGAAATCCAATCGGTTTCTCCTGTCCTCACTTCACTCAAATGAGAGATAGTATAGTGAAGAAAATTGGTTCGGAAATCAAAATTATTGAATATACTCATTAA
- a CDS encoding cache domain-containing protein, whose amino-acid sequence MKRIKDERKGITRKGILISFVFIFLTVILTLSYSNLTREQRLDHLKQTVQIADQVINPIIVSYQEGDLSRNDAINAIRDMVRNMIYQDSYGDNYIFMSNYEGIMLVQPFQPEMEMSDMWGLQDSRGKYIIRALVDAAKSSQGSGYVSYYYMRPNSIRPEMKISYVIGISELDCYIGTGQYMTDIRRSLWLYISITFFLSMTLLSLMYFLIHYILGVYDKQNEMVLEENRELKKMESALRISEKKYRELFEQSPIGLALCRMNGELVSVNSSYTSILGYSNDEVLKLSYWDITPDKYFDQEKKVVQDLQDNGRYGPFEKEYIHKDGHLVPVRLNGLLVERDGQSYIWSSVEDISVYKKVEDEKHNLEDQLQQVYKMEAVGTLAGGIAHDFNNLLFPILGYTEQLMSDFEKDSSTYNNLEVIFNSASRAKDLVQQILTFSRQEKSTDNIFRMQPEVENALRLLRATIPTTIEIQQNLDPDCRTIKGDPTQLHQIVMNLATNSYHAMEATGGVLKVSLHELSPGGTDFEHQNILAESYALLTVEDHGVGIDEKIIDKIFDPFFTTKVKERGTGMGLSVVHGIINSMDGFVKVKSELGAGSKFKIYFPIREDLAIIKSHLPEEKEYRGGHESILLVDDVPEILEMEEIMLSRLGYKITVSLNGQEALDIFKNNPDSFDIIITDQTMPVLSGDKLISEVKLIRPEIPVILCSGNNQVISDSMMKDLAVSSYLDKPILIKDIADAIRKALDQ is encoded by the coding sequence ATGAAAAGAATTAAAGATGAAAGAAAAGGTATTACTCGGAAAGGTATTCTCATCTCGTTCGTTTTTATCTTTTTGACAGTTATTCTCACTCTCAGTTATTCAAATCTTACAAGAGAACAACGCCTGGATCACTTGAAGCAAACCGTCCAGATTGCCGATCAAGTTATAAATCCAATTATTGTCAGCTATCAGGAAGGAGATCTCTCCAGAAATGATGCCATAAACGCGATTCGTGATATGGTCAGAAATATGATTTATCAGGATTCATATGGTGACAATTATATTTTCATGAGTAACTATGAAGGTATCATGTTAGTTCAACCTTTCCAGCCGGAAATGGAAATGTCAGATATGTGGGGACTTCAGGATTCCAGGGGAAAATATATCATCAGGGCATTGGTTGATGCTGCAAAATCAAGTCAGGGCAGTGGTTATGTCTCATATTATTATATGAGGCCAAACAGCATCCGCCCGGAAATGAAAATTTCTTATGTGATTGGTATTTCTGAGCTTGACTGTTATATCGGGACAGGACAATACATGACTGATATTCGTAGAAGTCTGTGGCTATATATATCAATTACATTTTTTTTATCCATGACTCTCTTAAGTCTTATGTACTTCTTAATTCATTATATTTTGGGTGTTTATGATAAACAAAATGAAATGGTTCTGGAAGAAAATAGAGAGCTTAAGAAAATGGAAAGCGCCTTGAGAATCAGTGAGAAAAAATACAGAGAACTTTTTGAACAATCTCCAATCGGTTTAGCATTGTGCAGAATGAATGGAGAACTTGTTTCTGTTAACTCTTCCTATACATCAATTCTTGGTTATTCGAATGATGAAGTCTTAAAACTTTCATATTGGGATATCACACCTGATAAGTATTTTGATCAGGAAAAAAAGGTTGTTCAGGATTTGCAGGATAACGGCAGATATGGACCTTTTGAAAAAGAATACATCCATAAAGACGGGCACCTTGTCCCTGTGCGGCTGAATGGCCTCCTTGTGGAAAGAGACGGGCAATCCTATATATGGTCAAGCGTTGAAGATATAAGCGTATATAAAAAAGTTGAAGATGAGAAACATAATCTGGAAGATCAATTACAGCAGGTTTATAAAATGGAAGCGGTGGGTACACTGGCAGGTGGAATTGCTCACGATTTCAATAATCTGCTATTCCCTATTCTGGGGTACACTGAACAATTAATGAGCGACTTTGAGAAAGACAGTTCTACATACAATAATCTTGAGGTGATATTTAATAGCGCTTCCAGAGCAAAAGATCTTGTCCAGCAAATACTTACATTTTCAAGACAGGAAAAAAGTACTGATAACATTTTCAGAATGCAGCCTGAGGTGGAAAACGCATTGAGGCTGTTAAGAGCCACCATTCCCACAACCATAGAGATACAGCAGAATCTAGATCCCGATTGCAGAACGATCAAGGGAGATCCCACTCAGCTCCATCAAATAGTGATGAATCTCGCTACAAATAGCTATCATGCAATGGAAGCAACAGGTGGTGTTTTAAAGGTCAGTCTACATGAACTGAGCCCCGGGGGGACAGATTTTGAACATCAGAATATTCTTGCAGAGTCTTATGCCCTTCTCACCGTAGAAGATCATGGCGTTGGAATAGACGAGAAAATAATTGATAAAATATTTGATCCTTTTTTTACTACAAAAGTCAAAGAAAGAGGAACGGGTATGGGATTATCTGTTGTGCACGGAATTATAAATAGTATGGATGGTTTTGTTAAGGTCAAAAGTGAATTGGGGGCTGGTAGCAAATTTAAGATTTATTTTCCAATTAGAGAAGATTTGGCAATAATTAAATCTCACTTGCCGGAGGAGAAAGAGTACAGGGGAGGACATGAGTCAATCCTGCTTGTTGATGATGTACCGGAGATTCTTGAAATGGAAGAAATTATGCTTTCCAGGCTAGGGTATAAGATAACGGTATCCTTGAATGGTCAGGAGGCTTTAGATATATTCAAGAACAACCCCGATTCTTTTGACATAATCATCACGGATCAAACCATGCCTGTTCTTTCCGGGGATAAACTCATTTCCGAAGTCAAACTGATTCGTCCTGAAATTCCTGTTATTCTTTGTTCCGGAAATAATCAGGTTATATCGGACTCTATGATGAAGGATCTAGCTGTTTCCAGTTATCTGGATAAGCCCATTCTGATTAAGGATATTGCGGATGCAATTCGCAAGGCTCTGGATCAATAA